Within bacterium, the genomic segment CCCCATCAGCATCGCCGGCCAGATCACGGCATGGAAGACAATGTTGTCCTTACCGATGAAATGGACCAGCTTGGTGTCGGGCTGGAACCAGTACTCCTTCCACGCCTCGGGCCGGCCGTTTTTCTCCGCCCACTCCTTGGTGGCCGAAATGTAACCGATGGGGGCTTCGAACCAGACATAGATCACCTTGTCCTCGTAGCCGGCGACCGGCACCTTGATGCCCCAGCTCAGGTCGCGGGTCACCGCGCGTTCGCCCAGCCCTTCATTAAACCAGCCGCGAACATAATTGAGTACGTTCTCCTTCCACTCCTTTTTCCCCGCTAACCACTCCTCAAGCAGGGGCTGGAATTCATTGAGTTTTAGGAAGAGATGTCGGGTCTGGCGTAGTACCGGGGTGCTGCCGCATACCTTGCAGTAGGGGTTGATCAGCTCGGTCTGCTCGAGCGAGCTGCCGCACGCCTCGCATTGATCCCCGCGCGCCCCGGGACGATGGCAGCGCGGACACTCACCTTCGACGAAACGGTCGGCGAGAAAGCGGGCGCACTTTTCGCAATAGAACTGCTCGATCGCCCGCTCGACGAGATAGCCCTTATCATAAATGACCTGGAAGAATTCGGACGCGGTCTTGTGCTGCATCGGCGCGGAAGTGCGCGAAAAGTGATCAAAGCTCATGCCGAATCGGGTAAAGGTGTCGAAATGATCGGCCCAGTATTTATCGACGATCGCCTGCGGCGTCACCCCCGCCTTTTCGGCGGCGATGGCAATGGGCACGCCGTGCTCATCGGTCCCGCAGATAAAGACCACATCGCGTTTCTTGAGGCGCTGGTAGCGCACATAGACATCCGCGGGGAGATAAGCCCCAGCGAGATGGCCGAGATGGATCGGCCCGTTGGCGTAGGGCAGGGCGCTGGTGACCAGAAGGCGCTTGAAGGATTCAGGCGTACTCATGGGTAGTCTTCTCTTTTCCGTGCTATTCCGCCTCCGGGGCGGAGATCAGGGTGAACTGTTCCATCTCCGCCAGCTCGAAGGTCTCTTGTTTTTCCGGCGAAAAGGATAGGGTGATGCGCTCATTAAAAACATCGACGTGAACGACGCGCCCCTCTCCGAGAGGGGTCTGGAACCGGGAATCGATCCGTGGTAGTTTCGACATCTGGCGGCGGTAAAAATCGCGTTCGTACATCAGGCAGCAGAGCAGCCGGCCGCAAAGTCCGGAAAGCTTTTGCGGATTCAGGGGCAGGTTCTGCTCCTTGGCGCACTGGGTGGTGATCGGTTCGAACTCCTTGAGGAAAGTCGTGCAGCACAACTTGCGGCCGCAGGTGCCATACCCTCCGACTCGCTTGGCCTCGTCGCGTACTCCGATCTGGCGCAGCTCGATACGCACCTTGAAGACATTGGCGAGATACTTCACCAGTTCGCGAAAATCGACCCGTTTTTCTGCCGTAAAATAAAAGGTCACCTTATTGCCGTCAAACTGGTATTCGACGTCCACCAGCTTCATTTCGAGGCCGGTCTCGGCGATCCGCTTGCGGCAGATCTGATAGGCTTCAAACTCCCGGCTGCGGTTCTGGTGGTAAATATCGAGATCGCGCGGGGTGGGCTTGCGCAGGATATTGCGCAGCACAGCATCCCCTTTTTTACGCTCGAGCACCGAACCGAGCTGGTTCACCACGCCCAGATCCTCACCCTTCTCCGCTTCGACAATCGCATAATCACCCGGTCGGAAGGGGAATTCCTGGGGATTGGCGTAGATATCCTTGCGCTCCCCCTTGAAAACAATTTCAACCATCATACTGTTCGGCCTTTGAGAATTAAATTTTGATTCAGCCGCGTCAGCAGCACCATCAGGATAAGGGTGGGATGCACATTGCGGTCGACCATTTCAATGGACTTTTCCAGCTCCGCAAAGATTATGTCGAACCGGATCTCGCTGAAAGCCTTGACAAAATTGGCCATCACCTCCAGCTGGTCGATATTGACCAGTTGGTCCTGCGCCGCCGCCTCGGGATTGGCGGAAAGCACCAGGGCGTCGCGGAACCAGACCAGCATCAGACTGTAAAACTCACGCTGTTCGCGCTTGTCGAGTTCGTCGAGCACCTCCTCGGCCCATTCCATGCGGGTCCCGTCGTCCTTGAGGCAAATGCGCAGGGCTTCGATGACCAGATTGCGGCGCTCCTGGAGATTCTCCTCGAGGAGCTCCTGGGCATAGCGGAAGTTGCCCTGGGCGATGCGCGCCGCCAACTGCGCCTGCTGCTCCGTCGTCCCCTTGCGCGCCACCAGGGCAGCAGCGACCTCGGCATTGGTCAGCAGGGTAAAGTCGATCCGCTGACAGCGCGACAGGATAGTCGGCAGCAGCCCGGCATCGCGTGAGGTGGTCAGGATCATTTGCATCTCGGCCGGGGGCTCCTCGAGGAGCTTGAGGAGGGCGTTGCTGGCCTCCGGCGTCATCCGATCGGCCTCGGCGATGATCACGACGCGGCGCCCCTCGAGGGGCTTGAGACTGGTGACGCGCCGCAGCTCGCGGATGCGCTCGATGCCGATGGTCGGAGCCGCCCAGGGCAGCTCGCGCTGGTAGGGATCGCGGATGAGGCTGTCGAGCACCCGGCGCTCCTCCTCGACGCTCGCCGTCTTGGGCATGGGAAAGAGGTAGAGAAAATCGGGGTGCCCGAAACGGCTGGCGCGCCGGCAGGCACTGCAGAGATCACAGGGCTTCTCGCCACCGCCGCTGCATAGCAGCGCTTTGGCCATCTCGATGGCCAGGGCCTCCTTGCCTACGCCGGCGGGACCGGCAAAAAGA encodes:
- a CDS encoding stage 0 sporulation family protein → MMVEIVFKGERKDIYANPQEFPFRPGDYAIVEAEKGEDLGVVNQLGSVLERKKGDAVLRNILRKPTPRDLDIYHQNRSREFEAYQICRKRIAETGLEMKLVDVEYQFDGNKVTFYFTAEKRVDFRELVKYLANVFKVRIELRQIGVRDEAKRVGGYGTCGRKLCCTTFLKEFEPITTQCAKEQNLPLNPQKLSGLCGRLLCCLMYERDFYRRQMSKLPRIDSRFQTPLGEGRVVHVDVFNERITLSFSPEKQETFELAEMEQFTLISAPEAE
- the holB gene encoding DNA polymerase III subunit delta', encoding MSFAQIIGQNRPKEILARALQTGRIPHAYLFAGPAGVGKEALAIEMAKALLCSGGGEKPCDLCSACRRASRFGHPDFLYLFPMPKTASVEEERRVLDSLIRDPYQRELPWAAPTIGIERIRELRRVTSLKPLEGRRVVIIAEADRMTPEASNALLKLLEEPPAEMQMILTTSRDAGLLPTILSRCQRIDFTLLTNAEVAAALVARKGTTEQQAQLAARIAQGNFRYAQELLEENLQERRNLVIEALRICLKDDGTRMEWAEEVLDELDKREQREFYSLMLVWFRDALVLSANPEAAAQDQLVNIDQLEVMANFVKAFSEIRFDIIFAELEKSIEMVDRNVHPTLILMVLLTRLNQNLILKGRTV